A single region of the Leisingera thetidis genome encodes:
- the gpmI gene encoding 2,3-bisphosphoglycerate-independent phosphoglycerate mutase has translation MTAPKPVVLCILDGWGSGEPGKANAPFLAETPVFDAIMARGPAARLITHGPDVGLPTGQMGNSEVGHTNIGAGRVVAMDLGQIDLAIEDGSFFENEALQAFIRQLKESGGAAHLMGLVSDGGVHGHINHILAAVTAITDAGVPVWLHAITDGRDVAPKSAFRHFRRLEEKLPAGARIATVTGRYFAMDRDNRWGRVSEAYDAMIHARGRPGLNAHGAVDHAYNQSETDEFIAATVLAGYDGVKDGDGFFCLNFRADRAREILRAIGEPGFAEFDTGARPRLAGLLGMVEYSDAHNDYMTTAYPKAAIVNTLGEWVAKQGKRQFRLAETEKYPHVTFFLNGGKEEPEEGEDRAMPKSPNVATYDLQPEMSAPEVTAKFVEAIEAGYDLIVTNYANPDMVGHTGDLKAAVRACEAVDQGLAKVVAALEKAGGAMIVTADHGNCEVMVDPETGGAHTAHTLNLVPVALVGGPPGARLRDGRLADLAPTILELMGLEKPAEMTGESLLS, from the coding sequence ATGACCGCACCCAAACCCGTTGTCCTGTGCATTCTCGACGGCTGGGGCAGCGGCGAGCCGGGCAAGGCAAATGCGCCTTTTCTGGCCGAAACGCCTGTCTTTGATGCGATCATGGCCAGAGGACCGGCGGCCAGGCTGATCACCCACGGGCCCGATGTGGGGCTGCCGACCGGGCAGATGGGCAACTCCGAGGTCGGCCACACCAATATCGGCGCGGGCCGGGTGGTGGCGATGGACCTGGGCCAGATCGACCTGGCGATCGAGGACGGGTCGTTCTTTGAAAACGAGGCTTTGCAGGCGTTTATCAGGCAGCTGAAGGAAAGCGGCGGTGCCGCGCATCTGATGGGGCTGGTCTCGGACGGCGGCGTGCACGGCCATATCAACCATATCCTGGCGGCGGTGACGGCGATCACCGATGCCGGCGTGCCGGTCTGGCTGCACGCGATCACCGACGGCCGCGACGTGGCGCCGAAATCGGCCTTCCGCCACTTCCGACGGCTGGAGGAGAAGCTGCCCGCAGGCGCGCGGATTGCCACCGTTACCGGGCGCTATTTCGCGATGGACCGCGACAACCGCTGGGGCCGGGTGAGCGAGGCCTATGACGCGATGATCCACGCCCGGGGGCGGCCGGGGCTGAATGCCCATGGCGCGGTGGACCATGCCTACAACCAGTCGGAAACCGATGAATTCATCGCCGCCACCGTGCTGGCGGGCTATGACGGCGTGAAGGATGGCGACGGGTTTTTCTGCCTGAACTTCCGCGCCGACCGGGCGCGCGAGATCCTGCGCGCCATCGGCGAGCCGGGCTTTGCCGAGTTCGACACCGGCGCGCGGCCCAGGCTGGCGGGGCTGCTCGGCATGGTGGAATATTCCGATGCCCATAATGACTACATGACCACCGCCTATCCCAAGGCGGCGATTGTCAACACGCTGGGCGAATGGGTCGCCAAACAGGGCAAGCGCCAGTTCCGCCTGGCCGAGACCGAGAAATACCCGCATGTGACCTTCTTTCTCAACGGCGGCAAGGAAGAGCCGGAAGAGGGCGAGGACCGGGCCATGCCGAAATCGCCCAATGTGGCGACCTATGATTTGCAGCCGGAGATGTCGGCGCCGGAGGTGACGGCGAAATTCGTCGAGGCGATCGAGGCGGGCTATGACCTGATTGTCACCAATTACGCCAACCCCGACATGGTCGGCCATACCGGCGATCTGAAGGCGGCGGTGCGGGCCTGCGAGGCGGTGGATCAGGGGCTGGCCAAAGTGGTGGCAGCGCTTGAGAAGGCGGGCGGCGCGATGATCGTCACCGCCGACCACGGCAATTGCGAGGTGATGGTCGATCCCGAAACCGGCGGTGCCCATACCGCGCATACGCTGAACCTGGTGCCGGTGGCGCTGGTCGGCGGGCCGCCGGGCGCGCGCTTGCGCGACGGGCGGCTGGCCGATCTGGCGCCGACCATCCTGGAGCTGATGGGGCTGGAGAAACCGGCGGAGATGACCGGGGAGAGCCTGCTGTCATGA